One Prevotella melaninogenica DNA window includes the following coding sequences:
- the mltG gene encoding endolytic transglycosylase MltG, whose amino-acid sequence MAKSKGKNKGTTSRWIIVAIFAILAGVAYFLFFSGMSRTGKEKYVLIDENDNIDSVYAKLQPISTPQGFWVFKQLAGIMGYSNHIRPGRFTVGSSGSLQTSRHIINGLQAPVKITIRSVRTIEDLATDVSEKLMFSRSEFLSRLKSKETCKKYGFTPETIPAMFIPNTYDFYWNTSVDKFLDKMSEENKKFWNFERKEKAKQAGFTESEIVTLASIVDEETDNEAEMPKIAGMYINRLHMNMPLQADPTIKFATKNFTAHRIYQKWLTIDNPYNTYKYRGLPPGPIRIPSVAAIDAVLNYVHHDYIYMCAKEDFSGTHNFAKTYEEHQVNAAQYAKALNERGIN is encoded by the coding sequence ATGGCAAAATCTAAAGGAAAGAACAAAGGGACAACGTCCCGTTGGATTATTGTTGCAATTTTTGCGATATTAGCAGGTGTAGCATACTTTCTTTTCTTCTCGGGAATGTCCCGTACAGGGAAAGAAAAATATGTTCTTATTGATGAGAACGACAATATAGACTCAGTATATGCTAAGCTTCAGCCAATCTCAACTCCTCAAGGTTTTTGGGTATTCAAGCAGCTTGCAGGAATTATGGGATATTCAAATCATATCCGTCCTGGTAGATTTACTGTTGGTTCTTCTGGTTCTCTTCAGACTTCACGTCATATTATTAATGGTCTTCAAGCCCCTGTGAAGATTACGATTAGGTCAGTAAGAACGATTGAAGATCTTGCCACTGATGTGAGCGAAAAGCTGATGTTCTCACGTTCAGAATTCCTTTCTCGTCTTAAATCAAAAGAAACTTGTAAGAAGTATGGTTTTACTCCAGAAACCATCCCTGCAATGTTTATTCCTAATACATACGATTTCTATTGGAATACTTCAGTCGATAAGTTTCTCGATAAGATGAGTGAAGAGAACAAGAAGTTCTGGAACTTTGAACGTAAAGAGAAGGCGAAACAGGCTGGCTTTACTGAAAGTGAGATTGTTACGCTTGCAAGTATTGTTGACGAAGAAACCGATAATGAGGCAGAAATGCCAAAGATTGCAGGTATGTATATCAATCGTTTACACATGAATATGCCTTTGCAGGCTGATCCAACAATAAAGTTTGCTACAAAGAACTTTACTGCTCATCGTATCTATCAGAAGTGGCTTACGATTGATAATCCTTATAATACCTATAAATATCGCGGTCTTCCTCCTGGCCCAATACGTATTCCATCTGTGGCAGCTATTGATGCTGTATTGAATTATGTTCATCATGATTATATCTACATGTGTGCTAAGGAGGATTTTAGTGGTACACATAACTTTGCCAAGACATATGAAGAGCATCAAGTGAATGCTGCTCAGTATGCTAAAGCATTGAATGAACGTGGAATAAATTAA
- a CDS encoding HAD family hydrolase, translating into MKEFDTYIFDLDGTLLSTLNDLAASTNYALRWAGMPERTIEEIRMFVGNGVKLLMERAIPNGINNPKFEETYAKFREHYLEHNLDTTSPYEGIPALLRELKRRGKKLAIVSNKFYAATQDLAKHFFPDTIEVAIGERETIRKKPAPDTVLEALRQLGASKEGAVYIGDSDVDIMTAKNCGLPCISVLWGFRDKDFLIQHGGTIFVNKPSEILGE; encoded by the coding sequence ATGAAAGAATTTGATACATATATCTTTGATTTAGATGGTACGTTGCTAAGTACATTAAACGACTTGGCTGCAAGTACAAACTATGCACTTCGTTGGGCTGGGATGCCTGAACGTACAATAGAAGAAATACGTATGTTTGTGGGAAATGGAGTAAAACTACTCATGGAACGTGCCATTCCTAATGGTATTAATAACCCTAAGTTTGAGGAGACTTACGCCAAGTTTCGTGAACATTATTTGGAACATAATCTTGACACAACCAGTCCTTACGAGGGTATTCCAGCGTTATTACGCGAATTAAAACGCCGTGGTAAGAAGCTTGCTATTGTAAGCAATAAGTTCTATGCAGCAACACAAGACCTCGCAAAACATTTCTTTCCAGACACAATAGAGGTGGCAATAGGAGAGCGCGAGACTATTAGAAAGAAGCCAGCACCAGACACCGTGTTAGAGGCTCTTCGACAATTAGGAGCATCAAAGGAAGGTGCTGTATATATTGGTGACAGTGATGTAGATATAATGACAGCCAAAAACTGCGGATTACCATGCATAAGTGTGCTTTGGGGATTTCGTGATAAAGACTTTTTAATACAGCATGGTGGCACTATATTCGTTAATAAACCATCTGAGATTTTAGGCGAATAA
- the rlmH gene encoding 23S rRNA (pseudouridine(1915)-N(3))-methyltransferase RlmH, with product MKTILILVGKTQSKIFKVGIDDYVSRIEHYMPFSITTIPELKNTKSLSEDQQKQKEGELILKEIQPSDTVVLLDEHGAEFRSIEYANWLKQKQNTARRLIFIIGGPYGFSPDVYARANEKISLSRMTFSHQMVRLIFTEQLYRACTIIKGEPYHHE from the coding sequence ATGAAGACGATACTCATCCTTGTTGGGAAAACACAGAGTAAGATATTTAAGGTTGGTATAGATGATTATGTCAGTCGTATTGAGCATTATATGCCATTTAGTATTACGACAATCCCAGAATTAAAAAATACGAAAAGCCTTTCTGAAGATCAACAAAAACAAAAGGAAGGTGAATTGATTTTGAAAGAAATTCAGCCTTCTGATACGGTCGTATTGTTAGACGAACATGGTGCTGAATTTCGTTCTATTGAATATGCAAATTGGTTGAAACAAAAACAAAATACGGCTCGACGACTTATTTTTATCATTGGTGGACCCTATGGTTTTTCCCCAGATGTTTATGCACGTGCCAATGAAAAGATCTCATTGTCACGTATGACTTTTTCACATCAGATGGTCAGGCTCATCTTTACAGAACAACTTTATCGTGCTTGCACAATTATAAAAGGTGAACCATATCACCATGAATAA
- a CDS encoding Maf-like protein, giving the protein MKRIILASNSPRRRELLGGLDLDFEVKVLPDIAESYPDNLPAVEVAGYISREKAAPYRTLIGEGDLVITADTVVIVGDEVLGKPKDAEDARRMLQLISGRTHQVITGVCLLTTDKEHAFSVTTDVTFKQLSEDEITYYIEHYKPFDKAGAYGIQEWIGYVGVTSINGSYFNVMGLPVQRLWEEIKKF; this is encoded by the coding sequence ATGAAACGTATAATACTTGCGAGTAATTCGCCGCGTCGTCGTGAACTTTTAGGTGGTTTGGACTTGGATTTTGAGGTAAAAGTGTTGCCTGATATTGCTGAATCTTATCCTGATAATCTACCAGCTGTTGAAGTAGCTGGCTATATTTCTCGTGAGAAGGCAGCCCCCTATCGTACATTGATAGGAGAGGGCGACCTTGTTATTACGGCTGACACGGTGGTAATTGTTGGAGATGAGGTGCTTGGAAAGCCTAAGGATGCAGAGGATGCACGTCGTATGCTTCAGCTTATCAGTGGTAGAACGCATCAGGTTATTACGGGTGTTTGTTTATTGACAACTGATAAGGAACATGCTTTCTCAGTGACTACTGATGTGACATTTAAGCAGCTTTCGGAGGATGAAATCACCTATTACATAGAGCATTATAAGCCTTTCGATAAAGCAGGGGCTTATGGTATTCAAGAATGGATTGGCTATGTTGGGGTTACATCTATTAACGGTAGTTATTTTAATGTTATGGGATTGCCAGTGCAAAGACTGTGGGAAGAAATAAAGAAGTTTTAA
- a CDS encoding KdsC family phosphatase: MINYDLQKIKAVVFDVDGVLSASTIQMDEKGDPLRTINIKDGYAVQLAVKHGLQLAIMTGGHNENVRSRYEYLGVKDVYISCSMKIRTWEEFLKKYDLKEEEIIYVGDDIPDYEVMKRAGCPCCPKDACAEIKEISTYVSDCKGGYGVARDILEQVMKAQGKWVLNEKAFGW; this comes from the coding sequence ATGATAAACTACGATTTACAAAAGATAAAAGCTGTTGTCTTTGATGTGGATGGCGTATTGTCTGCTTCTACCATTCAGATGGATGAAAAGGGTGACCCACTACGTACGATTAATATTAAGGATGGTTATGCTGTTCAGTTGGCTGTAAAGCATGGGCTACAGCTTGCGATTATGACTGGTGGACATAACGAGAATGTTCGTTCACGCTATGAATATCTTGGTGTTAAGGATGTTTATATTAGCTGTTCGATGAAGATACGCACTTGGGAAGAGTTTCTTAAGAAGTATGATTTGAAAGAAGAAGAAATCATATATGTTGGTGATGACATTCCTGATTACGAAGTGATGAAGCGTGCTGGCTGTCCTTGCTGTCCAAAGGATGCTTGTGCAGAAATCAAAGAGATATCAACCTACGTTAGTGATTGTAAGGGAGGATATGGTGTTGCACGTGATATTCTTGAGCAGGTGATGAAGGCTCAAGGGAAATGGGTATTGAATGAAAAGGCTTTTGGCTGGTAA
- a CDS encoding Rossmann-like and DUF2520 domain-containing protein — translation MMKVTLIGAGNLATQLGKSLKKAGVIISQVYSRTEDSARTLGELLEAEWLTDIKALRDEADIYIFSVKDSVLCELISEVCKSRGEKLFLHTAGSMPMSCFEGKALHYGVFYPMQTFSKSKDVDFERIPVFIEGNSIETEDVIRSFANKLSQRVIRLSSADRKYLHLAAVWACNFTNYCYAVASDILGEHGIPFDVMLPLINETTDKIQKISPKEAQTGPAVRGDRNVMSKQLELMNGKEDLQELYQMLSKGINPLVDNLTLDKR, via the coding sequence ATGATGAAGGTTACATTGATTGGTGCTGGTAATCTTGCCACACAGTTAGGTAAGTCGTTGAAAAAGGCTGGTGTTATTATCAGTCAGGTGTATAGTCGTACTGAAGATTCTGCCCGAACGTTAGGTGAATTGCTTGAGGCAGAGTGGCTAACAGATATAAAAGCACTTCGCGATGAGGCTGATATTTACATCTTTTCTGTGAAAGATAGTGTTCTCTGTGAGTTGATATCAGAGGTCTGTAAGAGTAGGGGAGAGAAGCTTTTTCTCCACACAGCTGGCTCTATGCCAATGAGTTGTTTTGAAGGAAAGGCACTGCATTATGGTGTGTTCTATCCCATGCAGACGTTCTCTAAGTCTAAGGATGTGGATTTTGAACGTATTCCAGTCTTCATTGAGGGCAATTCTATTGAGACGGAGGATGTTATTAGGAGTTTTGCTAATAAACTTTCTCAGCGTGTGATAAGGCTGTCTTCCGCAGATAGGAAGTATCTACATTTAGCTGCAGTTTGGGCTTGTAACTTTACAAATTACTGCTATGCGGTGGCTTCAGACATTCTCGGTGAGCATGGTATTCCATTCGATGTGATGTTGCCATTGATTAATGAAACAACAGATAAGATACAGAAAATCAGCCCAAAGGAGGCACAGACTGGACCTGCTGTGCGTGGAGATAGGAATGTAATGAGCAAGCAGTTGGAGTTGATGAATGGCAAAGAGGATTTGCAGGAACTTTATCAGATGCTTTCGAAGGGTATTAATCCGCTGGTGGATAATCTCACTTTAGACAAAAGATAG
- the kdsB gene encoding 3-deoxy-manno-octulosonate cytidylyltransferase has product MKFIGIIPARYSSSRFPGKPLAILGGKAVIEHVYRQVSSVMEDVFVATDDQRIYDAVEAFGGKAIMTRSDHQSGTDRICEALDKVGGDFDVVINIQGDEPFIQRSQLETVMHCFDDSRTQIATLGKPFESMEAVENPNSPKIVLDNDGYALYFSRSVIPFVRGKESAEWLTHFPFLKHIGLYAYRTEVLREVSRLPQSSLELAESLEQLRWLQNGYKIKVGLTDVETIGIDTPEDLQRAEEKLRNL; this is encoded by the coding sequence ATGAAATTTATTGGAATTATCCCCGCTCGCTATAGTTCTTCACGCTTTCCTGGTAAACCTTTAGCAATACTTGGAGGAAAAGCCGTAATAGAACATGTTTACAGACAGGTAAGTAGTGTGATGGAAGATGTATTTGTTGCCACAGACGACCAACGTATCTACGATGCTGTAGAGGCGTTTGGCGGTAAGGCTATAATGACTCGTTCCGACCATCAGAGTGGCACAGATAGAATCTGCGAGGCCCTCGACAAGGTGGGTGGAGACTTTGATGTCGTTATCAACATACAGGGTGACGAGCCTTTCATACAGAGAAGTCAACTTGAAACTGTCATGCATTGTTTTGACGATTCACGCACACAGATAGCGACACTTGGCAAACCTTTTGAGTCAATGGAGGCGGTAGAGAATCCTAATTCACCTAAGATTGTACTCGACAATGATGGCTATGCACTTTATTTCTCTCGCTCAGTCATTCCTTTTGTACGTGGTAAAGAAAGTGCAGAGTGGCTCACTCATTTTCCATTCCTCAAACACATCGGGCTCTATGCTTACCGCACTGAGGTGTTACGTGAAGTAAGTCGCCTGCCACAGTCCTCACTTGAGTTAGCAGAAAGCCTTGAACAGCTACGCTGGTTACAGAACGGATATAAAATAAAGGTAGGTCTTACGGATGTTGAAACCATCGGTATTGATACGCCAGAAGACCTTCAGCGCGCTGAAGAAAAATTGCGTAATCTATAA
- a CDS encoding AIR synthase-related protein, with translation MNNRYMMRGVSAAKEDVHNAIKNIDKGLYPQAFCKIIPDILGGDPEYCNIMHADGAGTKSALAYMYWKETGDLSVWRGIAQDAIVMNTDDLLCVGAVDNILVSSTIGRNKMLVPGEVISAIINGTDELLADMRKMGIGIYPTGGETADVGDLVRTIIVDSTVTCRMRREDVIDNANIRPGDVIVGLSSTGQATYETHYNGGMGSNGLTSARHDVFAKYLAENYPESYDHAVPEELVYSGKYKLTDAVEGSPVNAGELVLSPTRTYAPVIKRLLDELRPEVHGMVHCTGGAQTKVLHFVNENCRVIKDNMFPVPPLFRAIKECSGTDWKEMYQVFNMGHRMEIYVRPEVAEQVIAISKEFNIDAQIVGHIEEGKRSLTIKSEFGTFEY, from the coding sequence ATGAACAACAGATACATGATGCGCGGCGTAAGTGCTGCTAAGGAAGATGTGCATAATGCCATCAAGAACATTGACAAAGGTCTTTACCCACAGGCTTTCTGTAAGATTATCCCCGATATTCTTGGCGGAGATCCAGAGTATTGCAACATTATGCATGCTGACGGTGCTGGTACAAAGTCTGCACTGGCTTACATGTATTGGAAGGAGACGGGCGACCTAAGCGTATGGCGTGGTATTGCGCAGGATGCTATCGTAATGAATACAGACGACTTGCTCTGTGTGGGTGCGGTAGATAACATCCTTGTTAGCTCAACCATTGGCCGCAACAAGATGCTTGTGCCAGGCGAGGTTATCTCAGCTATCATCAATGGTACGGACGAACTCTTGGCTGATATGCGCAAAATGGGCATTGGCATCTACCCTACTGGCGGTGAGACGGCAGATGTCGGCGACCTTGTTCGTACGATTATCGTCGACTCAACTGTTACCTGCCGTATGCGTCGTGAGGATGTTATTGACAATGCAAACATCCGTCCAGGCGATGTGATAGTAGGTCTTTCATCTACTGGTCAGGCTACATACGAGACACACTATAACGGTGGTATGGGTAGCAATGGTCTGACTTCTGCGCGTCATGATGTATTTGCTAAATATCTTGCTGAGAACTATCCAGAGAGCTATGACCACGCAGTACCAGAGGAGTTGGTGTACAGTGGTAAGTATAAGTTGACCGATGCTGTGGAGGGAAGTCCTGTCAATGCAGGCGAATTAGTACTTTCTCCTACTCGTACCTATGCTCCAGTCATCAAGCGGTTGTTGGATGAGTTGCGCCCAGAGGTTCATGGTATGGTACATTGTACAGGTGGTGCACAAACGAAAGTACTACACTTCGTAAATGAGAATTGCCGTGTCATCAAAGATAATATGTTCCCAGTTCCTCCACTCTTCCGTGCTATTAAGGAGTGTAGCGGTACAGACTGGAAGGAAATGTATCAGGTATTCAACATGGGTCATCGTATGGAAATCTATGTTCGTCCAGAGGTTGCTGAGCAGGTTATTGCCATCAGTAAGGAGTTCAACATCGATGCACAGATTGTCGGACACATCGAAGAAGGCAAGCGTAGCTTAACAATTAAGAGTGAGTTTGGCACATTTGAATATTGA
- the prfA gene encoding peptide chain release factor 1, whose amino-acid sequence MIDNNSILQKLDGLEARYEEVSTLITDPSVIADQSRYVKLTKEYKDLGDIMDARRRYINCLTTIKEAKDIIANESDAEMKEMAREELTENEELQPKLEEEIKLLLVPKDPEDAKNVQMEIRGGAGGDEAALFAGDLFNMYKRYCDKKGWKLSITSVSEGTAGGFKEIDFAVEGDNVYGTLKYESGVHRVQRVPATETQGRMHTSAATVAVLPEADKFEVNINEGDIKWDTFRSSGAGGQNVNKVESGVRLRYPWKNPNTGEVEEILIECTETRDQPKNKERALSRLYTYIYDHEHQKYVDDIASRRKTLVSTGDRSAKIRTYNYPQGRVTDHRGFTTHDLQGFMNGEIQDMIDALTIKENAEKLKETEL is encoded by the coding sequence ATGATAGATAACAACAGTATATTACAGAAACTCGATGGACTTGAGGCTCGTTATGAAGAAGTATCAACGCTTATAACAGACCCAAGTGTCATTGCAGATCAGTCACGTTATGTGAAACTGACAAAGGAATATAAGGACCTTGGCGACATTATGGATGCTCGTCGCCGTTATATTAACTGTCTTACCACTATCAAAGAGGCAAAGGATATCATTGCCAATGAGAGTGATGCAGAGATGAAAGAGATGGCACGTGAGGAGCTGACAGAGAACGAGGAACTCCAACCTAAGCTTGAAGAAGAAATTAAATTACTGCTTGTACCGAAAGACCCAGAGGACGCTAAGAACGTTCAAATGGAGATTCGTGGTGGTGCGGGTGGTGATGAAGCTGCGCTCTTTGCCGGTGATCTCTTTAATATGTACAAACGTTATTGCGACAAGAAGGGCTGGAAGCTCTCTATCACTTCCGTTTCTGAGGGTACTGCAGGTGGATTTAAGGAGATTGACTTTGCCGTTGAAGGTGATAACGTCTATGGTACCTTAAAGTATGAGTCAGGTGTTCACCGTGTACAGCGTGTACCTGCTACCGAGACACAAGGTCGTATGCACACATCTGCTGCGACAGTTGCCGTACTGCCAGAGGCTGATAAGTTCGAAGTAAACATCAACGAAGGCGATATCAAGTGGGATACTTTCCGTTCCAGTGGTGCCGGTGGTCAGAACGTAAATAAGGTTGAATCTGGTGTACGTCTGCGCTATCCTTGGAAGAATCCTAACACTGGTGAGGTAGAAGAAATCCTTATCGAGTGTACCGAGACACGTGATCAGCCAAAGAATAAGGAGCGCGCATTGAGTCGTCTTTATACTTACATCTATGACCACGAGCATCAGAAGTATGTTGATGACATCGCAAGTCGCCGTAAGACTTTGGTATCAACAGGTGACCGAAGTGCTAAAATTCGAACTTATAACTACCCACAAGGACGTGTTACCGACCACCGTGGCTTCACTACCCACGACCTTCAGGGCTTCATGAATGGTGAAATCCAGGATATGATTGATGCTTTGACCATTAAAGAGAATGCTGAGAAGTTGAAGGAAACAGAGTTATAA
- the pyrF gene encoding orotidine-5'-phosphate decarboxylase, producing the protein MNRQQLINEIFTKKTFLCVGLDTDINKIPAHLKNEDDPIFAFNKAIIDATAPYCVAYKPNLAFYECYGLKGMLAFEKTIQYIKENHPNHFIIADAKRGDIGNTSKMYAQTFFEEYNLDSVTVAPYMGEDSVKPFLEYDGKWVILLALTSNKGSHDFQLTEDKQGEHLFEKVLKKSQEWGTTENLMYVVGATQGKMFEDIRRIAPEHFLLVPGVGAQGGSLQEVCKYGMTKDCGLLVNSSRGIIYASTDTDFAEVAAVKAKELQEEMAVELEHIVR; encoded by the coding sequence ATGAACAGACAACAGTTAATCAACGAGATCTTCACAAAGAAGACATTCTTATGTGTGGGACTTGACACTGATATCAACAAGATACCAGCACACTTGAAGAATGAGGATGACCCTATCTTTGCTTTCAACAAGGCAATCATTGATGCAACAGCACCTTATTGCGTAGCCTATAAACCAAACCTTGCTTTCTATGAGTGCTATGGTTTGAAAGGTATGTTGGCATTTGAAAAGACCATTCAATATATAAAGGAAAACCATCCAAACCACTTTATCATTGCTGATGCTAAGCGTGGTGATATCGGCAACACATCTAAGATGTATGCCCAGACATTCTTCGAAGAGTATAATCTTGATTCTGTTACTGTGGCTCCATACATGGGCGAAGACAGTGTAAAACCTTTCCTTGAGTATGACGGAAAGTGGGTTATCCTACTCGCATTGACAAGCAACAAAGGTAGCCATGACTTCCAGCTGACAGAGGATAAGCAGGGCGAACACCTCTTTGAAAAAGTCTTAAAGAAGTCACAGGAATGGGGAACAACCGAAAACCTCATGTACGTTGTAGGTGCAACACAGGGAAAGATGTTTGAGGATATCCGCCGTATAGCACCAGAACATTTCCTCTTGGTACCAGGTGTTGGTGCACAAGGTGGTAGCTTGCAGGAGGTTTGTAAGTATGGAATGACAAAGGATTGTGGTCTACTTGTGAACTCATCACGTGGTATTATCTACGCAAGCACTGACACAGACTTTGCTGAAGTTGCTGCTGTAAAGGCAAAAGAGCTGCAAGAAGAAATGGCTGTTGAACTGGAACATATCGTAAGATAA
- a CDS encoding porin family protein — MRQHIIAVAIMAMNCATTAFAQTDRTSSLSSAEQNGWEYEVKAGVNIGGASPLPMPVEIREISSYSPKFNGTLEGTVTKWLGKEQKWGVSTGLKFEEKGMITGANVKNYSMEILNDGSRVAGYWTGYVKTNYNTTLLTVPVMANYRFNNRWKVRAGLYSSIKLDGQFTGNVSDGYLREGTPVGEKLTFADGNTASYDFSSNLRHFQWGGQLGATWRAFNHFTVNADLTWAFNNIFESDFKTISFGLYPIYLNLGFGYRF; from the coding sequence ATGAGACAACATATTATTGCAGTTGCAATCATGGCAATGAACTGCGCAACGACAGCCTTTGCACAAACAGACCGCACTTCTTCACTAAGCAGTGCAGAACAAAATGGCTGGGAATATGAGGTAAAAGCTGGCGTAAATATTGGTGGTGCTTCTCCGCTTCCTATGCCTGTAGAAATCAGAGAGATAAGTAGTTATAGTCCAAAGTTCAATGGAACGTTAGAGGGAACAGTCACTAAATGGCTCGGTAAGGAGCAGAAGTGGGGTGTTTCTACTGGTTTGAAGTTTGAAGAAAAGGGTATGATAACTGGTGCAAACGTGAAAAACTATAGCATGGAAATTCTCAATGATGGTAGTCGTGTGGCTGGTTACTGGACGGGTTATGTAAAGACAAACTATAATACAACCCTCCTCACCGTTCCTGTTATGGCAAACTATCGTTTCAATAATCGCTGGAAGGTGCGTGCAGGGCTTTACTCTTCTATCAAGTTAGATGGTCAGTTTACGGGTAACGTAAGTGATGGTTATCTGCGTGAAGGTACTCCTGTGGGAGAGAAACTTACTTTTGCTGATGGCAATACAGCGTCATATGATTTCTCATCTAACCTCCGTCACTTTCAGTGGGGTGGTCAGTTAGGTGCAACATGGCGTGCTTTCAATCACTTCACAGTCAATGCTGACCTTACATGGGCATTCAATAACATCTTTGAAAGTGATTTCAAGACGATTAGCTTCGGACTCTATCCAATCTATCTTAACCTCGGATTCGGATATCGTTTTTAA
- a CDS encoding PCMD domain-containing protein, with amino-acid sequence MKLFRPMVLAMMAGLLLSSCIKEEALNAEADITDVMVDGTTLVRKPVITNNEVLFYVNGWEDLTNLAPMFKLTEGAKIEPESGTKLNFTQPQSYTVTSQDGQWKKTYKVSFVSNDVATDYHFETLKVDSTSKYHTFVDKTADGNLAEWGSGNAGVSFLMGNSKATEYPTSQAENGYVGKCLKLTTVSTGFLGAMFGAPIAAGNLFTGDFQIDMGNPAKSSHFGRPFYKVPKELIGYYKYKAGEKFQDKDKKEIKGRKDSLAIYAVLFETGDGVEYLDGTNSLTSDRIVLLAQLKNAKETDEWTRFSISFEPVAGRTVDSEKLKKGKYSLAIIMSSSKDGAFFNGAVGSTLYVDELKLYSE; translated from the coding sequence ATGAAGTTATTTAGACCAATGGTTCTTGCTATGATGGCAGGACTCTTACTTTCTTCTTGTATTAAGGAGGAAGCATTAAATGCGGAAGCAGATATTACAGATGTTATGGTTGACGGTACAACACTGGTCCGTAAGCCTGTTATCACAAATAATGAAGTACTATTCTATGTCAATGGTTGGGAAGACTTAACTAACTTGGCTCCAATGTTTAAGCTCACTGAAGGTGCTAAGATTGAGCCTGAGAGTGGTACTAAGTTAAACTTTACACAGCCTCAGAGCTATACAGTGACCTCACAAGACGGTCAGTGGAAGAAGACTTATAAGGTGTCATTTGTAAGTAATGATGTTGCAACTGATTACCATTTTGAGACGCTTAAGGTTGATTCTACCAGTAAATATCATACTTTTGTTGATAAGACTGCTGATGGTAACCTTGCAGAGTGGGGTAGTGGTAACGCTGGTGTATCATTCCTTATGGGTAATAGTAAGGCTACTGAATACCCAACAAGTCAAGCAGAAAATGGTTATGTGGGTAAGTGTCTGAAACTGACAACTGTTAGCACGGGTTTCCTTGGTGCTATGTTCGGTGCCCCAATAGCAGCAGGTAATCTCTTTACAGGTGATTTCCAAATTGATATGGGTAACCCAGCAAAGTCAAGCCACTTTGGTCGTCCATTCTATAAGGTGCCTAAGGAGTTGATAGGCTACTATAAATACAAGGCTGGAGAGAAGTTCCAAGATAAGGATAAGAAGGAGATTAAAGGTCGTAAGGATAGTTTGGCTATTTACGCAGTACTCTTTGAAACAGGCGATGGAGTGGAGTATCTCGATGGTACCAATTCATTAACCAGTGACCGTATTGTCCTCCTTGCACAGCTTAAGAATGCTAAGGAAACAGACGAATGGACACGTTTCTCTATCTCATTTGAGCCTGTAGCAGGTCGCACTGTAGACAGTGAGAAGTTGAAGAAGGGTAAGTATAGTCTTGCTATCATCATGTCTTCAAGTAAGGATGGCGCCTTCTTCAATGGTGCTGTTGGCAGTACGCTCTATGTGGATGAACTGAAGTTATACTCTGAGTAG
- a CDS encoding SDR family NAD(P)-dependent oxidoreductase, which translates to MAKVLVTGANKGIGYGICKFLGKSGWQVIVGARHSERAEEAMKSLKAEGVDVIGWQYVNLSDNASLEQTAKEVKEKYHDLELLVNNAGIPGDMEVASYESELKDVIDTVQVNYVGTFCLTKALTPLLSANKGRIVNITVPSEVSPYWHPMAYVASKAAQNAMTSIMAMEFEKNNIPVEIFNIHPGATTTDLNNHYTGPGSHSIDVVSEKIAEVINDGEKHQGEFVELYPIVDEGR; encoded by the coding sequence ATGGCAAAAGTATTGGTAACAGGTGCTAACAAAGGCATTGGCTATGGCATCTGTAAGTTTTTAGGCAAGAGTGGCTGGCAGGTAATCGTTGGTGCGCGTCATAGTGAGCGTGCTGAGGAGGCAATGAAGTCATTGAAAGCTGAGGGAGTGGACGTGATTGGATGGCAATACGTCAATCTATCAGACAATGCTTCTTTGGAGCAAACAGCAAAAGAAGTAAAAGAGAAATATCATGACTTGGAACTATTGGTAAACAATGCTGGTATTCCTGGCGATATGGAAGTAGCAAGTTATGAGTCAGAGCTAAAGGATGTAATAGATACCGTACAAGTAAACTATGTCGGAACATTCTGTTTGACAAAGGCACTTACCCCATTACTCTCTGCAAACAAAGGAAGAATTGTGAACATAACCGTACCATCTGAAGTAAGTCCGTACTGGCATCCAATGGCTTACGTAGCCAGCAAAGCAGCACAGAATGCAATGACCAGTATTATGGCTATGGAATTTGAGAAGAACAATATACCTGTTGAAATCTTCAATATCCACCCTGGTGCTACTACAACCGATTTAAATAACCATTATACAGGACCAGGTTCTCACTCGATAGATGTTGTTAGTGAGAAGATTGCAGAGGTTATTAATGATGGGGAAAAGCATCAAGGAGAGTTTGTTGAGTTATATCCTATCGTTGACGAAGGACGATAG